A single Xiphias gladius isolate SHS-SW01 ecotype Sanya breed wild chromosome 22, ASM1685928v1, whole genome shotgun sequence DNA region contains:
- the kif13a gene encoding kinesin-like protein KIF13A isoform X5: protein MSDTKVKVAVRVRPMNRREIELNTKCVVDMEDNQTVLHPPPSNAKGENRKQPKVFAFDHCFWSMDESNVPKYAGQEVVFKCLGEGILENAFQGYNACIFAYGQTGSGKSFSMMGNGEQPGLIPRLCCSLFERVHREGNEAHTFKVEVSFMEIYNEKVRDLLDPKGSRQSLKVREHKVLGPYVDGLSQLAVTSFEDIEVLMSEGNKSRTVAATNMNEESSRSHAVFSIIVTQTLYDLQSGNSGEKVSKMSLVDLAGSERVSKTGAAGERLKEGSNINKSLTTLGCVISALADQSAGKGKAKFVPYRDSVLTWLLKDNLGGNSKTAMIATVSPAADNYEETLSTLRYADRAKRIVNHAVVNEDPNARIIRELREEVEKLKVQLSQAESMKAPELKEKLQESEKLIQEMTVTWEEKLRKTEEIATERQKQLESMGISLETSGIKVGEDKCFLVNLNADPALNELLVYYLKEHTRVGADTSQDIQLFGIGIQPEHCVLELCPDGDVTLMPIGNARTCVNGTMIDSLVHLWHGDRILWGNNHFFRINLPKRKRRDRLKELERASPRESFVEADVETASEASSEQDYSYEFAQMEVIMKTLGNNDPMQNVVQVLEKQYLEEKQTALEEQRMMYERELESLRQQLSPEKTPQHHRSSSDRLTFPTHTPHSKLRLWTEERDELFRQSLSRLREQVVKANTLVREANFLAEEMNKLTDYQVTLQIPAANLSANRKRGAIVSEPAIQVRRKGKGTQVWTIEKLENKLVDMRDHYRDWKEGTEELYNKVSSKHCDPFYEAQENHNLIGVANIFLECLFHDVKLQYAVPIISQQGEVAGRLHIELMRVSGSIPERLSGGDDSSENSSESSCYEVMDTNGEIVHMAKRLTCRVRIREATGLPLNLSNFVFCQYTFWEHGEPTVAPPMVSPDRPSPRSPDAQFTVQFDHCKDYVVHVTDEFLEFISDGALAIEVWGHRCAGNGRSLWELDALEAKTQTLRDRWSEVSRRIELWISIQELNEQGEYSSVELHSGKDISTGGVFQLRQGHSRRLQVCVKPVQNSGTLPLLVEAMLSVSIGCVSARSSKLQRPLDSYQREAEEDMDSYQEEDLNCVRERWSEALIKRREYLDEQIKKIINKHEKSEEDIEREARLVEQWVGLTEERNAVLVPAPGSGIPGAPADWTPPAGMEAHIPVLYLDLNADNLTVNEQLTGPHAAGVNSILPKEHGSQFFYLPIIRHSDEEVSAVCSWDSSIHDSVHLNRVTSPNERIYLIIKATVQLSHPASMELVLRKRIAVNIYNKQSFTQSLKRRMSLKNTLYSCGVTYEIVSNIPKASEEPEERETLALMAARGDSEETQDGETYIEKYTRGVLEVENILSLERLRQAVTVKEALAAKGRHLRRSISTPNVQHSSCSKTDLTGCEDEDCKDHCDHADSSTCNPQDGSLCSTPIKSKDNQGLVPESPTFFNSSPFKVLSPQPPKFLKSLLPVKEESKAKKALEARPLLGQESMCSFVDSPALLPPPCPWRRPRAGSEGHCKPSTFTSTPTSTPTSRQLSHTLPHTAQDSEDEETDVDMTLNLDRGPQDQSSFQPYIPEDFANFEIYNATLESQEGFPSSRSDLKGSRCGGGSGEREVSRSPTASTCTSGYFSHSASNATLSDMPFSASESSDHLSCTSRDPQEPLGCPAGQGCTQTKSVTPGSDSQQPPLSAVRVQDLLPHPQGSSTVSIPNCTDKQQTFPLPHNRVLSTSQEFTDFKGADDSIGESDLAHFTEGWEQEGLEKKKPDNVETCDTGNQHSSVASGIINTSYPENAICECPNNEDSDSGPVSGPNTTVVCTSVRALVSVPDKVVAPCPAQITPSASVPAPASPSLVAPSSTAPSSAPALRAGGEPPIQEPAQGDLPHGSPCPSPNPSSAEPSGDSSGDECTPVAQLPDWMAPGEQVWVGKRRGTVHYVGGVEFAKGIWIGVKLDMAVGKHNGTVQGRVYFRCPPGHGVFVKPSRLTRGPPSMDTEPQTLIR, encoded by the exons ATGTCGGATACAAAGGTAAAAGTTGCAGTGAGAGTTCGGCCCATGAACCGCAGGG AAATTGAACTGAATACAAAATGTGTCGTGGATATGGAGGACAACCAAACAGTTCTTCACCCACCACCCTCAAATGCAAAAGGAGAGAACAG GAAACAACCCAAG GTGTTCGCTTTTGACCACTGTTTCTGGTCCATGGACGAGTCCAATGTTCCCAAATATGCTG GTCAAGAGGTGGTGTTCAAGTGCCTTGGAGAGGGAATACTTGAAAATGCATTCCAGGGATATAATGCCTGCATATTTGCCTATGGACAAACAG GTTCAGGCAAGTCCTTTTCCATGATGGGGAATGGCGAGCAGCCGGGTTTAATCCCTCGACTCTGCTGCTCGCTGTTTGAGAGGGTCCACAGGGAGGGAAACGAGGCCCATACTTTTAAGGTGGAGGTGTCGTTCATGGAGATCTACAATGAGAAGGTCCGTGACCTGCTGGATCCCAAAGG GAGCCGACAGTCCCTGAAAGTTCGGGAGCACAAAGTCCTTGGTCCATATGTGGATGGTCTGTCTCAGCTGGCTGTGACCAGCTTTGAG GACATCGAGGTGTTAATGTCAGAGGGGAACAAATCTCGCACAGTTGCAGCCACCAACATGAATGAGGAGAGCAGTCGTTCACATGCTGTCTTCAGCATCATTGTCACGCAAACACTTTATGATCTACAGTCTGGG AATTCAGGTGAGAAAGTCAGCAAGATGAGTCTGGTTGACCTGGCAGGAAGTGAGCGAGTCTCAAagactggagctgctggagagagACTCAAAGAGGGCAGCAATATTAACAA ATCTCTCACCACATTAGGCTGCGTGATTTCTGCTCTTGCTGATCAGTCTGCAGGGAAGGGGAAGGCCAAGTTTGTGCCTTACAGAGACTCAGTCCTCACCTGGCTATTGAAG GACAACCTCGGCGGCAACAGCAAGACAGCCATGATAGCCACAGTGAGTCCGGCGGCTGACAACTACGAGGAGACTCTGTCCACTCTGCGCTACGCAGACAGGGCCAAGAGAATCGTCAACCATGCCGTGGTGAATGAAGACCCCAACGCTCGGATCATCAGAGAGCtcagggaggaggtggagaagctCAAAGTTCAGCTCTCTCAGGCTGAG TCCATGAAGGCTCCtgaactgaaggagaaactGCAGGAGTCTGAGAAACTCATTCAGGAGATGACTGTCACCTGGGAGGAAAAACTAAGAAAGACGGAGGAGATTGCAACT GAGCGTCAGAAGCAGTTGGAGAGCATGGGCATCTCTTTGGAAACGTCTGGGATTAAAGTGGGTGAAGACAAGTGTTTCCTTGTCAATCTAAATGCTGATCCTGCCCTAAATGAGCTACTGGTCTACTACCTGAAG GAGCACACACGTGTGGGCGCAGACACGTCTCAGGACATCCAGCTCTTTGGGATCGGGATCCAGCCGGAGCACTGCGTCCTGGAGCTCTGCCCAGACGGTGATGTCACCCTGATGCCCATAGGGAATGCCAG gACCTGCGTGAACGGAACAATGATTGATTCCTTGGTGCACCTGTGGCATGGAGACCGTATCTTATGGGGCAACAACCACTTCTTCAG GATCAATCTGCCTAAGCGAAAGCGCCGGGACCGTttgaaggagctggagagagCTTCTCCCAGAGAGAGCTTCGTTGAGGCAGATGTGGAGACTGCCAGTGAGGCCTCTTCTGAGCAGGACTACAGCTATGAGTTTGCCCAGATGGAGGTCATAATGAAGACTCTTGGGAACAATG ACCCCATGCAGAATGTGGTCCAAGTGCTGGAGAAGCAGTACCTGGAGGAGAAGCAGACGGCTCTGGAGGAGCAGAGAATGATGTATGAGCGGGAGCTGGAGTCACTGCGGCAACAGCTGTCTCCCGAGAAGACACCACAGCACCACCGCAGCAGCAGTGACCGCCTTACGTTCCcgacacacacaccacacagcaAGCTGCGACTGTGGACGGAGGAGCG ggaTGAGCTTTTTCGTCAGAGTCTTTCTCGACTCAGGGAGCAGGTCGTGAAAGCCAACACCTTGGTGCGAGAAGCCAACTTTTTGGCAGAGGAGATGAACAAACTGACTGACTATCAGGTCACCCTTCAGATTCCTGCAGCCAACCTCAGCGCCAACCGCAAG CGTGGAGCCATAGTGAGCGAGCCAGCCATCCAGGTGCGGAGGAAGGGGAAGGGGACCCAGGTGTGGACCATCGAGAAGCTGGAGAACAAACTGGTGGACATGAGAGACCACTACAGGGACTGGAAGGAAGGCACAGAGGAGTTG tataACAAAGTAAGCAGTAAGCACTGTGATCCATTCTACGAGGCGCAAGAGAACCACAACCTGATAGGAGTGGCCAACATTTTTCTGGAGTGCCTTTTCCATGATGTTAAACTGCAATATGCTGTCCCCATCATCAGCCAACAGGGGGAG GTAGCAGGCAGGTTGCACATTGAGCTGATGCGAGTCAGTGGTTCCATACCAGAGCGCCTGTCCGGGGGAGATGACTCATCGGAGAACTCCAGCGAGAGTAGCTGCTACGAGGTCATGGACACCAACGGGGAGATCGTCCACATGGCCAAGAGGCTCACCTGCAGG GTGCGGATCAGGGAGGCTACAGGCCTGCCGCTCAATTTGTCCAACTTTGTCTTCTGTCAGTACACCTTCTGGGAGCACGGCGAGCCCACTGTGGCTCCTCCTATGGTCAGCCCGGACAGACCCTCCCCTCGAAGCCCAGATGCCCAGTTCACTGTCCAGTTTGATCACTGCAAG GACTATGTTGTGCATGTGACGGACGAGTTTTTAGAGTTTATATCAGATGGAGCATTGGCCATAGAAGTTTGGGGTCACCGCTGTGCTGGGAACGGACGTTCACTCTGGGAGTTAGACGCACTAGAGGCCAAGACCCAGACTCTCCGAGACAG GTGGAGTGAGGTGTCTCGCAGGATCGAGCTGTGGATCTCCATCCAGGAGCTGAATGAGCAGGGAGAATACTCATCCGTGGAGCTGCATTCTGGAAAAGACATCAGCACAGGAGGAGTCTTCCAGCTCCGACAG GGTCACTCCAGGaggctgcaggtgtgtgtgaaaCCAGTCCAAAACTCAGGCACTCTGCCTCTGCTGGTGGAGGCTATGCTGTCCGTCTCTATTGGCTGCGTGTCAGCTCGCTCCTCCAAACTACAGAGACCGCTCGACAGCTACCAG AGAGAGGCGGAAGAGGATATGGATAGTTATCAG GAGGAAGATCTCAACTGTGTTAGAGAGCGCTGGTCAGAAGCCCTGATCAAACGTCGGGAGTACCTTGATGAACAAATCAAGaaaatcatcaataaacacg AAAAGTCAGAGGAGGACATTGAGCGTGAAGCTCGGCTGGTTGAGCAGTGGGTTGGACTGACTGAAGAGAGAAATGCTGTGCTGGTACCTGCACCTGGCAGTGGCATCCCTGGAGCTCCTGCAGActg GACGCCACCTGCAGGAATGGAAGCTCACATCCCCGTACTCTACCTGGATTTGAATG CGGATAATCTgacagtgaatgagcagctgacCGGCCCACATGCTGCAGGTGTTAATTCTATCCTGCCTAAGGAGCACGGAAGCCAGTTCTTCTATCTTCCCATCATCAGGCACAGTGATGAGGAG GTGTCGGCAGTGTGCTCCTGGGACTCCTCCATCCATGATTCTGTGCACCTCAACCGGGTCACGTCTCCTAATGAACGCATCTACCTGATCATCAAAGCCACGGTGCAGCTCAGCCACCCTGCCTCCATGGAGCTGGTGCTCCGCAAGAGGATCGCTGTCAACATCTACAACAAACAG agcTTCACTCAGAGTCTCAAGAGAAGAATGTCCCTAAAGAACACACTTTACTCCTGTGGTGTGACTTATGAGATCGTGTCCAACATACCAAAG GCCTCAGAGGAACCGGAGGAGAGGGAAACCTTGGCCCTCATGGCTGCTCGCGGTGACAGCGAGGAGACCCAGGACGGAGAAACCTACATAGAAAAATACACAAGGGGAGTTCTGGAAGTGGAGAACATCCTCAGTCTAGAGAGGCTACGGCAG GCTGTGACAGTGAAGGAAGCGCTCGCTGCTAAGGGGAGACACCTAAGAAGGAGTATCAGCACACCAAATGTACAGCAT TCTTCATGTAGTAAAACAGACCTGACAGGTTGTGAGGATGAAGACTGTAAG GACCACTGTGATCATGCGGACAGCTCCACCTGCAATCCCCAGGATGGCTCCCTTTGCAGCACACCTATCAAAAGCAAGGACAACCAAG GTTTGGTTCCAGAGAGCCCTACCTTTTTCAACTCCAGCCCCTTCAAAGTCCTCTCCCCTCAGCCTCCCAAGTTCCTCAAGTCTCTGCTGCCTGTGAAAGAGGAGAGCAAGGCGAAGAAAGCCCTGGAGGCCCGACCGCTGCTGGGACAAGAG AGCATGTGCTCATTTGTGGACAGCCCTGCACTGCTCCCCCCTCCCTGCCCCTGGCGCCGACCCAGGGCAGGCAGCGAGGGCCACTGCAAGCCTTCCACCTTCacctccacccccacctccaCTCCCACCAGCAGACAGCTCAGCCACACACTGCCACACACTGCT CAGGACTCTGAGGACGAGGAGACGGATGTGGACATGACTCTGAATCTCGATCGGGGGCCTCAGGACCAAAGCAGCTTCCAACCTTATATCCCGGAGGACTTTGCAAACTTTGAGATCTACAACGCCACTCTGGAGAGCCAGGAGGGGTTTCCGTCCTCCCGCTCTGACTTGAAGGGAAGCCGGTGCGGAGGTGggagcggagagagagaggtgtccCGAAGCCCCACTGCCAGCACTTGCACTAGTGGCTACTTTTCACACAGTGCCTCCAACGCAACGCTGTCTGACATGCCTTTCAGTGCCAGTGAGAGCTCTGACCACCTCAGTTGCACCTCCAGAGATCCCCAGGAGCCCCTGGGCTGTCCTGCTGGACAAGGCTGCACCCAAACTAAAAGTGTTACTCCAGGGAGTGACAGCCAGCAGCCTCCTCTGTCAGCAGTCCGGGTCCAGGATCTGCTACCCCACCCTCAAGGCTCCTCAACTGTCAGTATTCCTAATTgcacagacaagcagcaaacaTTCCCTCTGCCTCACAACCGTGTTCTCAGTACCAGCCAGGAGTTCACAGACTTTAAAGGGGCTGATGACAGTATTGGAGAGAGTGATTTAGCACATTTTACAGAGGGATGGGAGCAGGAGGGTTTGGAGAAGAAGAAACCAGATAACGTAGAAACATGTGACACTGGCAATCAACACTCCTCTGTTGCGTCTGGTATTATCAACACATCTTATCCTGAAAATGCCATATGCGAATGTCCTAATAATGAAGACTCTGATAGTGGTCCTGTGTCCGGCCCTAACACAACTGTAGTTTGCACTTCAGTCAGAGCCCTAGTAAGTGTTCCTGACAAAGTCGTGGCTCCATGTCCAGCCCAAATAACTCCCTCTGCATCAGTCCCAGCTCCAGCATCTCCATCCCTGGTTGCTCCTTCATCTACAGCCCCATCCTCTGCCCCAGCTCTGCGAGCGGGAGGAGAACCTCCGATCCAGGAGCCAGCACAGGGAGATCTGCCCCACGGGAGTCCCTGCCCCAGCCCTAACCCCAGCAGTGCCGAGCCCTCGGGGGACTCCAGCGGGGATGAGTGCACCCCTGTAGCTCAGCTTCCTGACTGGATGGCCCCTGGGGAGCAGGTGTGGgtggggaagaggagaggaacagtCCACTATGTTGGAGGGGTAGAGTTTGCTAAGGGGATCTGGATTGGTGTGAAGCTGGACATGGCAGTGG GTAAGCACAACGGGACTGTCCAGGGCAGAGTGTACTTCCGCTGCCCCCCGGGCCACGGTGTGTTTGTCAAGCCATCTCGTCTCACCAGAGGACCGCCCTCCATGGACACAGAACCCCAGACTCTGATCAGATAG